From Zingiber officinale cultivar Zhangliang chromosome 5B, Zo_v1.1, whole genome shotgun sequence, the proteins below share one genomic window:
- the LOC121986939 gene encoding uncharacterized protein LOC121986939, whose product MIDGGLGVGEELRGEVAGEKNEQRSAGGRCSNKAAETESRALYRHPGATSTGCIRQIEELNPWGALEEDIGFKFGHVWSILQGIEKFNSDNIKAASTRVQRQTAQADYSQSYNLEKDVYSPSSPHVSSFNLNITNSDSGDTSTKRPIGVNKTKLKRKNEQQFSKMVSQNDELVAALDRSANVAMFKEENKILFKDLNTIVDPIMREFIRGE is encoded by the exons atgatcgacgggggcctggggGTTGGCGAAGAATTgaggggcgaggtcgccggagaaaaaaaTGAGCAGAGGAGCGCCGGAGGAAGATGCAGCAACAaggcggcggaaacggagtcgcgAGCTTTATATCGCCacccgggagcaacctccacc GGTTGCATACGACAAATCGAAGAATTGAATCCATGGGGAGCATTAGAGGAAGATATT GGCTTCAAATTTGGACATGTGTGGAGCATTCTTCAAGGTATTGAGAAATTCAACAGTGACAACATCAAAGCTGCATCTACGAGAGTGCAACGACAAACTGCTCAAGCTGATTATTCTCAATCATATAATCTCGAGAAAGATGTTTATTCACCTTCATCTCCACATGTCTCTTCATTTAATCTTAACATCACTAATTCAGACAGTGGTGATACTTCAACTAAACGACCTATTGGGGTGAATAAAACAAAACTGAAGAGAAAGAATGAACAACAATTCAGTAAAATGGTTTCACAGAATGACGAACTTGTTGCGGCGTTGGATCGAAGTGCCAATGTTGCTATGTTCAAGGAagagaataaaattttattcaaagaTTTGAATACCATTGTTGATCCGATAATGCGTGAATTTATTCGCGGTGAATAA